In Crassostrea angulata isolate pt1a10 chromosome 6, ASM2561291v2, whole genome shotgun sequence, a genomic segment contains:
- the LOC128190421 gene encoding protein Wnt-4-like: protein MNRLDLLSLLLGVYVLLYLTSVADSIKWLSLAMSSGATATISSANYCDSLVGLVKRQRRICKKNLEVMESVKLGAHEAIQECQYQFKNRRWNCSMVDPKSLFGNVLKLGTREASFVHAISAAGVAHAVTRACSSGKLTKCGCDRTVKGPSKDGFEWSGCSDNIAYGIAFSKTFVDAREKKSKKSGKNAGRRLMNLHNNEAGRLAIEQNMKVECKCHGVSGSCELRTCWRAMAPFREVGAIIKEKFDGATEVKSVMTKNHPRLVPTNPQFKPHTKYDLVYLVASPDFCEPDPKTGSFGTKGRVCNKTSKAIDGCELMCCGRGYETRKRKVVDRCFCKFHWCCYVTCQECEREIEEHTCK from the exons ATGAATCGACTGGACTTACTGTCACTTCTCCTGGGAGTTTACGTACTTTTATACCTGACGTCTGTTGCCGACAGTATTAAATGGCT CTCATTAGCCATGTCTTCCGGAGCTACTGCAACCATTAGTTCGGCCAATTACTGCGACTCTCTGGTAGGCCTTGTCAAAAGACAGAGGAGAATCTGCAAAAAGAATTTAGAAGTCATGGAAAGCGTCAAGCTAGGAGCGCACGAGGCCATACAAGAATGCCAATACCAGTTCAAGAATAGGCGTTGGAATTGCAGCATGGTGGATCCAAAATCACTTTTTGGGAATGTGTTAAAATTAG GAACAAGAGAAGCATCTTTTGTGCATGCTATATCAGCAGCAGGTGTGGCCCATGCAGTGACCCGGGCGTGTTCGAGTGGAAAGCTCACAAAGTGTGGTTGTGACCGAACTGTAAAGGGACCAAGTAAGGACGGATTCGAATGGTCCGGATGTTCAGACAATATCGCATATGGGATAGCATTTTCTAAAACATTTGTGGACGCCCGAGAGAAGAAGTCAAAGAAAAGTGGCAAGAATGCAGGGAGAAGATTAATGAATTTACACAACAATGAGGCTGGCCGCTTG GCAATAGAACAGAATATGAAAGTGGAATGCAAGTGTCATGGTGTGTCTGGATCATGCGAGCTGCGAACTTGCTGGCGAGCAATGGCACCTTTCCGGGAAGTAGGGGCGATAATTAAGGAAAAGTTCGACGGAGCCACGGAAGTGAAGTCTGTGATGACCAAGAATCATCCACGGCTAGTGCCGACAAATCCACAGTTCAAGCCACACACAAAATACGATTTAGTGTATCTCGTTGCCTCTCCAGACTTTTGCGAACCTGATCCGAAAACGGGTTCGTTTGGAACCAAAGGTCGCGTGTGTAACAAGACATCTAAAGCAATTGATGGTTGTGAGTTAATGTGCTGTGGTAGAGGGTACGAAACACGGAAGCGAAAAGTCGTGGACAGGTGTTTTTGTAAATTCCATTGGTGTTGTTACGTCACTTGTCAAGAATGTGAAAGGGAAATCGAGGAGCACACGTGTAAATGA